Within Dermacentor variabilis isolate Ectoservices chromosome 8, ASM5094787v1, whole genome shotgun sequence, the genomic segment tgactgttggaagcggaatttcgctTTAGTACCTGAATTTTGTgcaaagaattttcaaaaattcgaaagtccgAAAGAAAAGTAGAcccacgaagtttgcaaattaatagctctgcatcaagaacagatgtcgcgtTTCTGTAAAGGGCGTCCATttcatcattcaaagcggacaaattcgacatgTCAATTtttatattacgtgaatttgttacgttgtgtacatgggttctgtaaaagctgtatttacacattactacattttttaaattcatgtgtatcatatcaattttgtcccctTTAAGTGTGCTATGAGATGCAAtccacataattgtgatatcatttttcgttgctcaGTTACTGAGTTGCaaacttaatagtttcgttttctgaaaactttcgatttttgccaatttttcataAAACATTTACAATATAAATAAGatattcgaaaccaacagtcactagattttaagtttttctactgataatgcaacaaacctcaccaaatttggtgcagtggttgccgagaaaaaacgaattctccgttTACATGTATGAAGgtaggaacacccgagctaaagcatcTCTTAATTGGAAGTTAATGCTTGTGCTTGTCTCACGGCCTCTGCATCCGTGTTCTTGCTGCGCTCTGGAAGTAATGGAACACAAAACTAGCCCGATATTTGTATGGCCATAGAGCAAAATAGCGCAGGCACGATACAGCAAAACATGCTTAGGGCTTAGAACgtcagaaagctgagctagttggtaaggattcattatgcaaaaggaGAGGTGAGgcttgcagacaggacacaagagtagagtagtgttgtccacttctctactcatGTGTCCTGTCGGCACGCATCACCTCTTCTTTTGCATAATGAATGTTTAGGGCGATTGCATTTCTAAACTGAAGTAGGCCACCGGAGAATCGATCTGCTCTCGCTGTGTGCCAAGGGAACAGTGAAAGCGATCGCAAATAGGTTTGCAAGTATGTGGCACTGGGATGTGCACTAGCGCGCGGTCGTCGATCTTCACAGCTTGAGCCACTAGCTCGGCGTCAGCGCTCCTTGCTCGTGTGAAAGGTAGTACTAGACCGTCAGCCGTGCTACTGGAACGTGAGCCAACCTAGAGTGATCCCCTGAATCTTTTTTTGTTGCCGTCGGTGCAGCTATCGCTCCTAACGGAACGCATGCAGgcttggtatggtatggtatgaataactttatttaggtcctgagggatcagtctgggactgatgcgggccgcttccacgtcggtacagagaggccgagcccctctgccgtcacacgggccctctggacagccctgagttggtccgccagcacttcactgtgcagcacccgctgccaccactgttcacctcgagaaccatcgccggccaacgccaagcagcgccacagcatgtgttgtaaatcgagcaaacccccacacttactacaatagactgaaaccccgcagtccggattaattttattcatgatgaccgggttagggtacgtccgtgtctgcagaagccttaatgtaaccgcctgcggcctacttaatttaggatgtggcaacgggaataccctgcgccctaagtaatagtgcttgttgatttcgttgtaggttggtccctgtactcaggagcgggagatccagccccttcagggagtacacggcacactaatcctcgtgcctccctgtgcgccacctcgttgaggttacgcggggctccctccactgtcccgctgtgcgccgggaaccaagtaacggtttggtgcacacacttcattttttataaagaaagcaacaacgaATTTTCAGGAACCCTCTGaccttcgctgcctccttggcctgGAATGAGGAGGTCTCCCACCCAGAGTAGAACCGTGGTTTACCCCGGGATGCTGTTTCGAAAAcaaacgtttattcctcctcctcctcctcctccaacgaATTTCcactttcttcattttctttcatttcgcgTGATTGTGACTGGTGCTGAagtccgttcttttttttttttacattatttaaAAGTGgcgctgtctatggctaggatcacCGGGATCTCTTTAGAGTccgtaacgtcgacagaaagcTCCGTGGGTCGATTCCGGCGGCTCTGCAAGGCTGGGAGCCATGGCTCATCTCCCTCCCGCAAGGCAGAGGCGTGGAGCGAACATACAGCGCAGCTTTCGTTTCAATACAAAAAGCACATACAAAAACATCCGTCAGACGGCACGATTGATGACAGGGAGCGCGCACATTTGCGCGTTGATCAACGTACGTCGCCGCCAATCTATCACCGGTGGTATTTGTCGGACGCTTTAACGCAGACGTCTCAAAACCGGAAGCAAAGCAGTGCTTCAGACACTTCGTCGTTAGGAAAAAGTTTATTGAGTTCTAGTAATTGTGTTCTTCTGCGGCTGGGTGGAATACTTTGGCCCCGGTTACTTCAACGACCCCATTAAACCGACTATCGTGCGCGGGTCACGCGTCGATTTAacgttggcaaaaaaaaaaaaaaacatttctcaaACAAGAACGATAAACATCTGCGTGCGTCATTGCGACAACAAAACAGTTATAGCAGTAAAttcaaagtaataaataaaatgaaggtTTTGTAAAAATGCACTGAAACGCGTGTTCGTGATATGTATCACTTTGAAGAGCAACGTCCGCGATGGGCGCACACCACGTGATCAGTGTTTGGCAAGTTGCCCTACATTGGGTGCAACATATCTACGGCGGGTCGGTTGGCGGTGGCTCTTCCTTTTTTCCCTTCTAAGCCAGCACATAATCAGCGCGGTCATGAAATAAAAGGTACAGTCGATAGCGGGACTTGCGACCATCTTGCCATCTCTTTTATGTCTGTCGTGTCCTCTGTCTCCATTTGAAAGTCATGACAATCCAATTGGCCCTACACGGCGCCTTAACGTATATTACACGTTGTAAAACGTTGATGCGCTGCCCGCCACCTATATACGGCGTGTCTCCTACAGTCCCTGTGTTGCTGTGGCACGTTTAAACCCCATAACATAAGCAATACATAGTAGGTGCCCCCGCCAAACTGCAAACCGGTGAGTGGATGGCTGTAGCCAGTCGTAAATGATGACCGGGATGGAGGTTTCAGATAGTTGGTGGGACGTCAGGAATGATAAAGCGGGGTGATAGGAAGAGGTGGACGAAAATATAACTTAAGACACACACAACTGGTGCGTTTGTCTATCTTTTCTTTAACGTACAGGACGGCCGTTCATTCTGTCCAGCTATCTATAGGAAGGTCATCGAGACATTCGAGATGAATCTTAGAAGCAAAGATCGCCTGAGATGCCCGATCTGTTTctttgacaaaaaagaaaaagaaatcctgtcCCTTTCGCGGTAGCGGCCAGTACATGTCGCGTACAACCGAAGCAACAGAAGTCTCGGAATACCGCTGCAGATTTTAAAGAAATGCAACTTCAGCAATACTGCGTGTCGCTACATTCCTTGAATGAtgatcgcattaccatcgacactcatcgtgaggtgggttctgcCGTAATCTTAAAAAGCGAAACTTTGCTTTGCGAACGTCGCCGGGTTTCGTGACCATGCCTGCGGCCTGGTTCCTCCCTTGCCGAATATGCCAACCAATCGCAGCGGAGCACGCGTGCTGctcgcgccgctgggttccttgcagcactacGAGACGGCACTCGCATCCGCGACAGCAGCGACACAGGACGTGCgggggaacaaaaaagaaagaaccagaaagctcgcctttgtgcatctGCGGCTGCtcggtaatgaggaagtaaacgccAGCGGATGgaatggattcgaattgcgctacgtaTACGTATGCGTAtcctgcctctgaaaccatgatgcgttcaaggcgcCCGCCGTACTCGCTAGTAGTCAGCAACTCGGTTTAACAAAAGGATCGGTGTAATTTGTGTGCACCCGCCATTGTGTCCGTGTGAGTGCGCACTTACAGTCACACTGCACTCACACAGTGTGCACTCGTacactctttatgcactcacacacagcttcgctgtatatagattccgactcgttggatctgctgcatttatTACAGCGACGCTGTTGAGGGCGACTTGCCCCGCTATAGTGTCCGTGTGTAGAaaagaaaactatcatcatcagtaatgGCTCGAGCGCCGCTGTCTTTCACAGCCGGCTCCGTTGCTGCTCGTTATTCCAGCGTAAAATTTCACTTCTGTCaccgtaatggggaggccgcgtttacgggggcaTGGGCCATGGCTTAAGGAGGTAtaagccattcattgtcttacgtgacgggcagatttaattttgaagcaatttaattttgaaggaTCGCGAGCGGCAATGCCTGGCGGGTGCTCCTAACCACGCCACAGAGCAAACTCGAGACAACAAACGCAAGCGACAGCGGTGGACTGCGCCCACACCGTCACTGACGTcattctctccgtcgcagctgaACGTGTTTGTAAcatcattaagaaacacaaagacgcaaccaataattgagaaagactttAATGAGCCGTCGGCatttacccagtgataaacaccggggccgcacgtttcagcttcgctggttaaccatctgtacggagcgcTTGGGCTGatagttctttttctttgtcgctGCTGCCCACAACTAACAAAAAGAAATCGCGTATTCAGATGTACACACCACGCCTGACGAGAAAGGGTGGACGTCTTCGCTTCTTAAAGAAAAGCATCGGTGACCGATAAAATACTTTCGATATTAGACGCCGACTCATAAAATATCGTTCTGGACGCCCTGTTGTCCAATATGAGTAGTAATTGTTGCTGGTATTTTAATAAGATTCCCCATGTAGAACTGAACGGTACAGCATCCACCCTTTCCTTGACATGTTCGTCGTCGGGTGATCTCTGCAATTGAAGCTTATACCTCGTCCCCATATGGCGAAGATAAACAAAACTACGCCCTCCGCCGCTACTTAGCATATGTAACTCACGGCCCTGCGACAGAACCTATAGGTAGCAGCAGCACGTGCCATCTACCCACTGCACTGTCTGAGTGCCAAGAAACCACAAATCCAACGAAGCCGTTTAAACGATTTAATGCCGACAGAATATCTACGGAAGTCGCCGCCGCAAGGTTGTGCCGCAGGAAGGCCGGATACAGCTTCTCCGATGAGTTCAATGTCGCAGTCAATCTAACAGGTAGACGTGTCCTATCCTGGTTAGAGGACGTTCCCGTACTCCGACGTGAGTGCGATAAAAACTAAATATTTTTCGACGACGTGGCCGTGGCGGGAGCTTAATGTTTCTGATTCATAGCTAAAAGCCTTCACCAACTTGCTCGAGTTTGGACACTATAAGACTCTAATGTTACTAGCTATCATTGCAGCGGATCATTCCGCCGTCTTGCTGAGCTTCGCGACCGGACTACCGCAGGAAGACCTCGGCGAGCTTTCCACTGTGTTGGACGTTTTCCGATGACGGGAAGCCTTGTTTCCAGCCGCATCGTTTGAAGGAGACTCGCGATGACCTATGTGCCTCTCCTGCAGCCCCGACATTATGGACAGAACGTCCATGCGGAACGTCCTCGATAGAACTACGCGCCGGTCGTTCCACACCCGTTGTTGTTCCAGGACCACGTCGGGGTGAGCTTCCATGAACTGGGAGTCGTACGGCAGGAGGAACTCCCAGCCGTCAGGGGTCGGCCTGGCGATGTCCTCCAGGAGAGCCCTGAGGTCTTCACTGGGAAGCGAACAGAGGAACCGCCTCAGGGTATCGGCAAACGCGGACGCCACGACGTGCCTCGTCTGGGTGTACACGTATAAGAGCAGGTCGCGGGCGTTACACAGCGTCTCCAGGCGCACTCCCGTCTTTTCGCTGAAACCTTTCCCCTGGTAGAGCTCCTCACTCTTAACCACCCAGCAGCCCTGCACCAGGACCGCCGCATGCTGCAGGGTATGGAGGACGGCATCTTCGTCAGCCGTGTTCGGCAGCACAGACATGAGCTTGGCGAAGTCAATCACCTTGGCGTTTCTGAGGATGGCCGTTACCTGCTCTTCGAGCGGCAGGCAGCTGATGACGTGCATGGACAGCTGCTGCGAGCTGGACGCGTCTGGCGCGGCGTGAGTCGGCGAACGTGCTTCGTTTGGATGCCTTGCCGTTGACTGCTCCGTAAGAAGCATCCGCACATACTGTTCCCCAGTACATGACGAGACGTGTCGCTCGCGCTCGCTTCGAGGTCCTACTAGTAGCTCCCTCTCGGCGCGGCACATCTCGGAGTCACTGTAGTGGACCGTAGCGTCCACCCACGGTTCGCTTTCGTTTTCGCGTTGCACCTGCGAGAAGCGTCGCTGGCGAGTGCGCGGGTACCGTTCGTCAACCCTGTTTTCGCTACCGTACAGCTCGGCCTGCGTGGTCAGGTTGTCGTTCGCGTAGCCACTTTCCGGCTCTATGGCGGAGCTTTTGCCAGGTGCTGGCGGGATTGGCATTGTCTTGCCGTCGCTGTCCGACGATTGGTCCGCGGGATGGTGCAACACCGGCGCCATCCTTACGATGGCATGAAGGGGCGTCAGGTGAAGCTCGCCCGGCAGGAGGAGTCCCACGGCGTAATCTTCGGGACGAGTTGTCGCAACCGTGGACGTGATGGCGCGCCTGTGCGTCGACGTCCTCGCCCCTCCATCGCAGTGGTTGGCGGTGCCGGTGTTCGTCGGGCTAGTTTTTACGTTCGCTGACCTTTCATGAGTGGCGCCGCTTGTCGCAGGTTCCAGCTCTATTGACTGGCGAAGGCAGTTCTTCGCGTCGGGTTCCGCCTTTATGGAACGTCGCACTCCATCGATCGTCCCAGGCTCCACGTTTACGTCGTTTACGGGGCCCACACTCGTCGCGTTTCGTACCCACAGTGGCTGGTTAGCTTCCGTTGTTACCGTGAGTTCCAGCTCCGGGAACTGGTCGTTGATGGCGGCCACCGTCGGTTCAGCCTTCGCCACTCCCTCAGCTAAGCCCGCCGTTTGCTCTCCCGGCGACGATTGATCGGCGCATGCGATGTCAGTCGAAGGTTCCGCCTTCGCAATCGCGGCGCCTTCCAGGGGATTTTTCTTCACCGTCCGCCCGAGGTCTGTGCTTGCCACCGTTACCTGTGACTCTTCAATGGCGGCGTCCGCCTGAGGTTCGTGTTCAAGTTTCGCGGCGAAATCGGCGCCCGATGCCGTCGCCTCGCCGGTGAACTGTTTAGCTGGCTCCGCGTTGTAGCTCGGATCATCGTTGTAGGGGGCAAATTCGAGCTCGATCTTTTTCTGCCCGGGCTTGACTCGCGCCGCGATGCATTTCTCGTCGAAGTTACCGTCGGGCTTCCGCAGCGGATACTGGACGAGGTACAATCTGTCAGCCAGTGCCTTGGAGACGTACACGTCCAACTCGGCGACGACCTCGTCGTCGCTCTCTGTGGGGCCCGCTGCGACGGCCGATGACGAGGAGGCAGCCATGAAGCCCCTTTCAGAACTTATTTGTCCTCTTCTTCTCGCCAGCCCGCAGTTATGGCCGGTATCAAATGGCCACGAGCCACATATACCAGTAAACCGACCAACCAGCCAACGAATCAATAATCTTCCGTAACAAGGCTGTGAGGTCGAGTACCGTTTAACATATGCCGTATAACCTAAACAAACACAATGCCGTGTGGCAAACCGCGCGGTAGCAAAAGAACGAGATCTATTCCAGCGACTGGGCTTGGCTCATATTTCTGCGTATTCTGCGTAAAAGAGATTCACGAAGCCTACACTTATCATTACTCCTAACACGTGTGCCCATGTGCTCTCGTGCAACCGTGCTACGGCGACAATTCTTATACTGGCTTAtattccttaattttttttatttatttcaaatgcaCCAGGCCGCTACAAGCATGAGCTGTGGGTGTGTGGCAAAGCATggaaatcatcgtcatcagcacATGGTGATCATCGCGAAGagatagttggcgttggcacgatatCTTGACAATCCCCCGTTGTGCATTATGTACACTAGTATTgaaatcatcatcacaatcaacCCGCCGGTCTACATGCTTCTTGTCTGAGCACCCGTTGTAGGCATGTGCCATAATATGGACCTGATAATTATCGCAAACACAGCACGCACATTTCGAAGTCCTAGTTGACGGTGGCACTATGTGCAACGCCTGTTTCTTGAATTGCTTCCGATGTGAGTACGTGTCATAGTGTGTGAATCTCTATGGAAATCAACACTCGGTGACTGTGTGAAATAGATGGTTCGCGTTGCACGATATCAGTAATCGCACGATTGTGGCCTAATTGTATTGCGCGCGCCGTATTTCTCGAACTACGGGTCATGGGCCCTAAATGGGTCACGATCCTTTTTTTTCTGGGAGTCACGGAGGGTACTGTAGTGTAATCAAGCACGCGCGATGCAACGTTATCAAGCCCGCGTGCTGATGTATAGCATAAGCTAGACGGATTACACGTGTCGCACTCTTTCTTATCATGTACAGTCATGTGACCGTTTTCTGTTTCGTTGTAAAGCCAGTAACACCAAGCAATAAATGTGCATTCTTTGTTCTGCCATTACCCGCCAGCTACGTTCCGTCATTTCAGTGGCGAAGAGGGTCGGATTGGCTGCACGATGACAGCCAGGCCACCTGAATTGGACGAGACGCCCAGTAGCTGGAGCACTTACCGGGTCCGTTTGGAGGCCTTCTTTGAGGGCCACGGCATCACAGATCCAGGGAAACAGCATGTGCTTCTTGGTGTCAGCACTAAGTGACAACGTGGTTTGCGTGCTTCAAGGTGTGTGCCAGTCAGAATCGATGAACCACCTGAGCTATGAGGCCCATCGTACAGCACCTGGGCAACCACTTCGATCCCCAAGTTAGCGAGATAGCAGCGAGCTACGCTTCTTTCATGCGGAACCAAGCAGAAGGCGAAAAGGTACGGGACTACATAACCGACCCGAGACGTCTTGCAAAAGATTGCAGTTTCAATAAGTTTTTCGATCGCATGTTGCGGGATCGCATTGTCTGCGGAATCCGCGATGAACAAGCTCGACGACACATGTTTTCGCAAAAGAAGTTTCGCTTGGCGGAGGCAGAAGCATTTGCTCTAGCAGCGGAAACCGCAGAAATGGGCAATGCAAGAGAGGAGCTTCAACGACAACGGTGCTGCCAATTTCATGCAGAAGCACAGGATCAATCCGCAGATGTCTGGACGCGGGCTTGGATCCGTGACCGAGGCTACTCAATGCCGGAGATGTGGCTCGAACTATGTTTCGGAAATATGCAGACACAAGAAAGCGACGTGCTACAAGTGTGGCAGGAAGGGACACCTGGCAAAGCTGTGCTCCAGTGGTCGCGCTAACCCCTCAGGAACGTACACTGTGAAGGAGCTAGACGGCAATGACGAAAGTGGAGAAGAAATGCTCTACGCTTTGGTGACAGCCACAGTAGTAACGAGTCCGTACAGCCATTCGAAAGGGATTTCATCTGGGAAGGCCGGAAACTGCGTATGCTGGTGGATACAGGGTCCACTATCAGCGTAATTCCGAGGACGGTATTCGAAAACCATCGCGAATGGTGGCCGACACTGGAGAAGACTTCACTGCACCCGACATGCTTCCTGGGGCCTCTGCCGGTCCTTGGCCGAGTGGCTATGAAAGTCGTATGCGGTAACAGGCAAGTGGACAACTCGCTAGTGGTAGTGCGTTGCGACGGGACTCTGTTGTGCGGCCGGAACAATATACAATCCTTCCGGAATGCTGGCATGGCGCTACTGGAAGAATGCGCAGCGCAGAACGTAAATGTGGTTCACTGCGACGCAGCGACAGCGAAACTTTTGGCTAAATTTCCAGAAATTTCCGAGGAGAAGTTGGGTGGCACACCGATAAGCAACACCTGATGCCGTAGTTTTCTCGCCGTAACGAGCTCACGGCCTGTCTCGATCTGCTTTACTGGGGCCATCGAGTAGTGCTGCCAGAGTTGGCGCGGCGATGCATGCTTAAGGAACTGCACGAAAGTCACCTcggtatcagtgccatgaaacgcagagcgcgagcgttctttttttttgcatcctgGACTAAATAGGGGCATCGAAGCGTTGGTTAAAAGTTGCCCTCAGTGTATAAAATGCTGGCCCGTGTCGGCTGCTGAAGTTCAGTTCACCGATTgcgattgtgtgtctatgctgctttctttctttatctctactttatcactttacctccccctcccctctttccccagcgtaggttAGCAAACCGTATCtccccctctggttaacctccctgcttttccccctttcctctgtctctctctctctcaatctccATGGCCGGCGAGCAACAAACCGTGGTCCTGGTTGCATATGGACTTCGCGGGCCCCATCAGTGGCTGTCAAGTTTTTGTGTAGGTGGATGCTGAGACGAAGTGGATTGAGGCCATACCTTTGAAGGCCGCCACAGTGGAGACGACCATTCAGGTTCTTCAAGGTATTGTCGCGAAAAGAGTACACCGCAGGCCTCCTTGATTTCTTTCCGCAATTGTTCGATGCGGGGACAGCCTTTGTACAGAAATAGCGGCGACGGCGTCGCGGGCATGTGCTGCCGCccggccgacgccgccgccgcacctgacgtcactaCCTGCACATGTCGCGCCCTCTTCCCACGCTCCGCTGTCTCGGGCGTCAAAAGATGATTAGTTATGGAGGAAGTGCTTTTGTATACAGAGTGTTTACGCGAGCATTTTTCGGCCCCttaaactctggcgctagtggaTGCTGTCGGCccgcctgattggtcggagtaacgaaataACCCATTGGTGGAGAAGCCTGCGCCTCCCGCCGATCATCGGATCCTTTGAATGCTGCGGAAAcctatttaaggaatagttttgagtagttttgaagagagcaaggagacagcagcagacgacgcagcttcaacacgggagaccaggccggtcaggcaggccgtcgacgacgggtatgacatcgttttgtttGCAGATATTTTTGTACAGTGTAAACTTAAGGTAAATGCCAAGTGAGTAAACCTAGTTGTTGAAATGCTacctctcgtcgtcgtacctgcggatttggacttgcccctgccagagctcatctcCCTTCATCTTcgtctccctggtgagctgatgcgtcagatatcgaacagctgcgtcacttcgctacagtaTTTTCGCACGTTTTGGCCTGCCCTACTGCGTAGTATCGGATAACGGAGCACAGTTTGCAAGTGCCACTATGTCCAATTCTTGCAGTTCAGTTAAATGGGTTGCCGGAACGGGCTTTACGGAAAGTACAGGCAGGGCTTCGAAAGAATCTGGCAGGTACATTGCGGGAGCGACTAATcaagtttttatttctttatagaACGACACCATTGGAAGGAGGAAAATCGCCCCCAGAACTGCTGTTGGCTTCCATCCCGGAACCAGGCTGACAGCTTCACTCAGACAAAAAGGTGACAGAAAATGATGGTTCCGGCAAACCAGTTCTAGGAGCAGCAAAAACACCAACACGGTATCAACCTGGCAGGCATGTATGGTCACGCCAGTTTCATTCTGCTCGGAAATGGATGCCGGCGACAGTGGTGTCCACGACGGGAGCACGCATGTTTACACTGGAAACATCGGAGGGACCGCAGCGGCGCCACGTATACCAACTCCGGCCACGGCTCGGCACAGGGTCGTCACCTAGCAAGCCGAGGGGAAGTCCAGACCAGCAACGAAGCTTAGTGTAGCTCCGAGCAGAGAGCAGCTCATCAAGGTACGGACACACGGAGAGCCAGCTCTCAAGCCGATGACCAACAGCTACCACGTCGTTCGACTCGCCTACGGAAGCCACCAGATCGTCTCATTTACTCCAGCTTAGGGATGTAGGGTTATCAAGCACGTGTGATGTAACGTTATCAAGCCCGCGTGCTGTTGTATAGCATAAGCAAGACAAATTAAACGTGTCGCACTCTTGCTTATCATGTCCAGTCATGTGACCGTTTTCTGTTTCGTTATAAAGCCAGTAACACCAAGCAATAAACGTGCATTCTTTGGTCTGCCACTACTCGCCGGCTACGTTCCGTCATTTcaggtacagtcgcgatcaatttgaaggtgatcgcgcgagcatccaccggcgggccttccaagcagcatagcggccgatttcggaactgcgaagataaaaattgcgctgccttcttcccctattatgctcttccaggctgcaaccatcacccccaacaccaactcgccacatttttgtgtttgtttttctttcatggCAATGTTCtctgtgcgtcgcttcctcatgcatatcttggctaacaatgacgcatCCGTGCAAAGGCTCTCATCAATACGCAATCGAAATcaattcgcaggttatgccgtgaacggtgacgggagtgacagcttttcagggaacaccaaaagagagagaggggagctatctgatgtttccctctcgacagacggtgatgacgtaacgtggcgctgctcctagttttggtcgccgctcgagcgatcaccttcaatttgatcgcgactgtacagcTAAATCTACAATCTACGTGCAGGAACGGATGAATTTTCGGTCTTGGTGCCCGTACAAATGATGTTTATTATGCACTGTTTGGAAGCCCAGCCAAGCCAACGCGGAGCGCAGCCAACGTTTCTCTGAGCTCTTCCGTTTGGTAATCTTGAGGGGATTATACCACCATATTCTCAGTTATTTGCATTGCGCGGCATCGAGAGACCTCCTGGCCCCTCTTCGAGTGGTCCTCAGCCCGGCTCAAGGCATATACGAGGGAGGCCCGGCACCTCTTAGAATCAGAGGCGGGAGTTTGGCGCGACTTCCAGCAGCGTCGCTCGGTCCCCCGGTCGACAAGGTGCGCTGGCTTCGTGCGCGCCAGCGATTCTCCAACTGTGCTCGACGGCGTCGCCTCTTATCCCTGCCGCGAATGCAGTGCCGGCAGTGTCTCGGGACTGTTCTGGAACACCTACCAACATGGTCATTTCAGTGC encodes:
- the LOC142591392 gene encoding uncharacterized protein LOC142591392; translation: MAASSSSAVAAGPTESDDEVVAELDVYVSKALADRLYLVQYPLRKPDGNFDEKCIAARVKPGQKKIELEFAPYNDDPSYNAEPAKQFTGEATASGADFAAKLEHEPQADAAIEESQVTVASTDLGRTVKKNPLEGAAIAKAEPSTDIACADQSSPGEQTAGLAEGVAKAEPTVAAINDQFPELELTVTTEANQPLWVRNATSVGPVNDVNVEPGTIDGVRRSIKAEPDAKNCLRQSIELEPATSGATHERSANVKTSPTNTGTANHCDGGARTSTHRRAITSTVATTRPEDYAVGLLLPGELHLTPLHAIVRMAPVLHHPADQSSDSDGKTMPIPPAPGKSSAIEPESGYANDNLTTQAELYGSENRVDERYPRTRQRRFSQVQRENESEPWVDATVHYSDSEMCRAERELLVGPRSERERHVSSCTGEQYVRMLLTEQSTARHPNEARSPTHAAPDASSSQQLSMHVISCLPLEEQVTAILRNAKVIDFAKLMSVLPNTADEDAVLHTLQHAAVLVQGCWVVKSEELYQGKGFSEKTGVRLETLCNARDLLLYVYTQTRHVVASAFADTLRRFLCSLPSEDLRALLEDIARPTPDGWEFLLPYDSQFMEAHPDVVLEQQRVWNDRRVVLSRTFRMDVLSIMSGLQERHIGHRESPSNDAAGNKASRHRKTSNTVESSPRSSCGSPVAKLSKTAE